One window from the genome of Acanthochromis polyacanthus isolate Apoly-LR-REF ecotype Palm Island chromosome 21, KAUST_Apoly_ChrSc, whole genome shotgun sequence encodes:
- the LOC127531682 gene encoding uncharacterized protein LOC127531682, which produces MNVIRRCYRELFGTFGPSLFESPPVSQAPGPVVMALEECHQSATLAPQSTVSTVRVRGKHAVRIRGGVMQLVASTCHERFSGQVALLEPPEAGLPAGLLISPCLVRVVRGTAYVPVVNVGTTEILLYPRTSIGVLSVAEVVSLPAGVTEVRSTAAVSSQAAATPVPDRFDSLDLSALGEQEQAEVRSLLQKYQAVFSVHDGDLGCTNLISHGIPLTDDIPVRQRHRRIPPSDYEAVKAHINQLLESQVIRESSSPYASPIVLVRKKDGSLRLCVDYRLLNSKTRKDASLCHALRRVWMHFQGPVGFQPLIWPVVIIRSLLLSRTRYQWFAGG; this is translated from the exons ATGAATGTGATTCGTCGCTGCTATCGTGAACTTTTTGGGACATTTGGTCCTTCTCTTTTTGAGTCTCCACCTGTATCACAGGCACCCGGTCCAGTGGTCATGGCTTTGGAGGAGTGTCATCAGTCAGCCACTCTGGCTCCACAGAGCACTGTTAGCACTGTGAGGGTTCGAGGTAAACATGCTGTACGTATACGTGGTGGGGTGATGCAGCTAGTTGCTAGTACCTGTCACGAACGGTTCTCAGGCCAGGTTGCCCTGCTTGAGCCCCCTGAGGCAGGTTTGCCTGCTGGCTTATTAATCTCTCCCTGCCTAGTACGGGTTGTTCGGGGGACAGCTTATGTCCCGGTTGTCAATGTTGGGACCACAGAGATTCTTCTTTATCCAAGGACTAGTATTGGTGTTTTGAGTGTTGCTGAGGTTGTCAGTCTTCCTGCAGGTGTGACGGAGGTGAGGTCCACGGCCGCTGTTTCCTCACAGGCAGCTGCTACTCCGGTACCAGATAGGTTTGACTCCCTGGACCTGTCTGCTTTGGGTGAGCAGGAACAGGCAGAAGTGAGGTCATTGTTGCAGAAGTATCAGGCTGTCTTTTCAGTTCATGATGGAGATTTGGGTTGCACTAATCTTATCTCACATGGCATTCCATTGACTGATGATATTCCAGTCCGGCAGCGCCATCGTCGCATCCCTCCGTCAGATTATGAGGCAGTAAAGGCACATATTAACCAGCTTCTGGAGTCTCAGGTCATTAGGGAGAGCAGTAGCCCTTATGCTTCTCCAATTGTTTTGGTTAGGAAGAAGGATGGCAGTCTGCGCTTGTGTGTAGATTATCGCCTTCTTAACAGTAAGACTCGGAAGGATGCTTCCCTCTGCCACGCATTGAGGAGAGTTTGGATGCACTTTCAGGGGCCCGTTGGTTTTCAACCATTGATCTGGCCAGTGGTTATAATCAGGTCCCTGTTGCTGAGCAGGACAAG ATATCAGTGGTTTGCAGGAGGCTGA